One window of Flavobacteriales bacterium genomic DNA carries:
- a CDS encoding YncE family protein, which translates to MKTKILGLCLAILAGHACLAQDGYGVVNKFPVPGDGHWDLLAVDDATGRVFLSHGMETNVVDGKTGKLLATIPHTNGAHGIAIAPEMRKGFISCTDDSSVVIFDLDNYSVLAHVKVNGASPDAIIYDPFSHDVVVFNGHSSNATVIDAKSNSIVTDIALPGKPELAVSDAEGHVYVNLEDKSMVCAINTSSWKVEHSWPLAPGEGPSGLALDNATHRLFSNCDNKLMVVMDAQSGEVITTLPIGDHVDGAVFDPATKRAYAPNGEGTLTVVQEDAADKFHVLSTVPTQKGARTIAIDQHTHHLYLPTAQFGPAPAPTPEMPRPRPSLVSGSFVLLDVTE; encoded by the coding sequence ATGAAAACGAAGATCCTCGGTCTTTGCCTCGCGATCCTCGCGGGCCACGCCTGTCTTGCTCAGGACGGCTATGGCGTCGTCAACAAATTCCCGGTCCCGGGCGATGGCCATTGGGACCTGCTCGCCGTGGATGATGCCACGGGCCGCGTCTTTCTTTCGCATGGCATGGAGACCAATGTCGTGGATGGAAAGACCGGCAAACTCCTCGCCACCATCCCGCACACCAATGGCGCGCATGGCATCGCGATCGCTCCGGAAATGAGGAAGGGATTCATCAGCTGCACAGACGATTCCTCGGTGGTCATCTTCGATCTTGACAACTATAGTGTGCTGGCCCATGTGAAGGTGAACGGCGCCAGCCCCGACGCGATCATCTACGATCCGTTCTCACACGATGTGGTGGTGTTCAATGGGCACAGCTCCAACGCCACGGTGATCGATGCGAAGTCCAACAGCATTGTCACCGACATCGCGTTGCCCGGAAAGCCTGAGCTGGCAGTGAGCGACGCCGAAGGGCACGTCTACGTGAACCTGGAGGACAAGAGCATGGTCTGCGCGATCAATACGTCCTCGTGGAAAGTGGAACACAGCTGGCCGCTTGCACCCGGTGAAGGTCCCAGCGGCCTGGCCCTGGACAATGCCACGCATCGCCTCTTCTCCAACTGCGACAACAAGCTGATGGTAGTTATGGATGCGCAGAGCGGAGAGGTGATCACCACGCTGCCGATCGGTGACCATGTGGACGGGGCCGTTTTCGACCCCGCCACCAAGCGCGCATACGCGCCGAATGGCGAAGGCACATTGACGGTTGTGCAAGAGGACGCCGCGGACAAATTCCATGTGCTTTCCACGGTGCCCACGCAAAAGGGCGCGCGCACCATCGCCATTGATCAGCACACGCACCACCTCTACCTGCCCACTGCGCAATTCGGCCCGGCGCCGGCACCCACGCCGGAAATGCCACGGCCACGACCGTCGCTGGTCAGCGGCTCATTCGTCCTCCTGGATGTAACTGAATGA
- a CDS encoding YegP family protein encodes MATFELYTDKADQFRFRLKAGNGEIILASQGYTAKASAMNGIESVKINAPDDANYECKTTEAGASFNLLAANQQVVGSSQVYTTEASRDNGIESVKKNAPIANILEIQITEIS; translated from the coding sequence ATGGCAACATTCGAACTCTACACCGACAAAGCCGATCAATTCCGCTTTCGCCTGAAAGCCGGCAACGGGGAGATCATCCTGGCGAGCCAGGGCTATACGGCGAAGGCATCCGCGATGAACGGCATTGAGAGCGTTAAGATCAATGCTCCGGACGATGCGAACTATGAATGCAAGACCACGGAGGCCGGTGCTTCATTCAACCTCTTGGCCGCCAATCAGCAGGTGGTGGGTTCCAGTCAGGTCTATACCACGGAAGCTTCGCGCGACAACGGCATTGAAAGCGTGAAGAAGAACGCTCCGATAGCCAATATCCTGGAGATCCAGATCACTGAGATCTCCTGA
- a CDS encoding glycosyltransferase family 39 protein: protein MREPLPIYFFAAVASILRSLEVAGLVQLFLQLLIIVVIHRMARELAGERTALIAAAIWAVYLPGLLVIPEIAGDVLATLTATLGFWFYLRAWRTEKPAHWALAGALMGLAVLSRSAVLVTTVPLFLALLWKVHRLDLGLKLKLGSVLAFVLALSFTLLPWAVRNEMVFHSPVIGSTLTGYNILRQNHQLPTNDPYRFINHTETLPVIHAALARHPELTGHENEAQVDRIYKTEGLAVIKANKMRYLLLCTYRFLPLWFNWGVYAAYGRTAGMFDYLMGTQQLALLVLALIGLWSAPKRGWLLAFCVAVFCLAHMAIIARLRYVIPVMPVVILFAAIAIDRFWSWIVRADRTGPADNGSSKQHFGILQ, encoded by the coding sequence ATGCGTGAGCCGTTGCCGATTTACTTCTTTGCTGCGGTCGCCTCCATTCTTCGTTCCCTTGAAGTGGCGGGACTTGTGCAGCTCTTCTTGCAGTTGCTGATCATTGTAGTGATCCATCGGATGGCGCGAGAATTGGCGGGAGAACGGACCGCATTGATCGCTGCGGCCATTTGGGCGGTGTACCTGCCAGGTCTCTTGGTGATACCGGAGATCGCCGGAGATGTCTTGGCCACGTTGACGGCGACTCTGGGCTTCTGGTTCTACTTACGGGCATGGCGTACGGAGAAACCGGCCCACTGGGCACTCGCTGGTGCCCTCATGGGACTTGCCGTGCTTTCACGGTCCGCGGTCCTCGTCACGACAGTGCCGCTTTTTCTGGCACTCCTTTGGAAAGTGCACCGCTTGGACCTCGGGTTGAAACTCAAACTCGGGAGCGTTCTGGCCTTCGTCCTGGCCCTTTCCTTCACTTTACTTCCGTGGGCAGTGCGCAACGAAATGGTCTTTCATAGCCCCGTGATCGGCTCAACGTTGACCGGCTACAATATCCTGCGGCAAAACCATCAACTGCCGACCAACGACCCCTATCGCTTCATCAACCACACGGAGACCCTACCCGTGATCCATGCTGCCCTGGCCCGCCATCCGGAACTCACCGGCCATGAGAACGAGGCACAAGTGGACCGCATATACAAGACTGAAGGTCTGGCCGTAATCAAGGCGAACAAGATGCGCTATCTGTTGCTTTGCACCTACCGGTTCCTTCCGCTTTGGTTCAATTGGGGCGTATATGCGGCTTATGGAAGAACAGCCGGCATGTTCGACTATCTCATGGGGACACAACAGTTGGCTTTATTGGTTTTGGCCCTGATCGGTCTCTGGTCCGCCCCCAAGCGCGGATGGCTATTGGCATTCTGCGTGGCCGTATTCTGCTTGGCCCATATGGCGATCATCGCCCGATTGCGCTACGTGATCCCGGTGATGCCGGTGGTCATTCTCTTCGCTGCGATCGCGATCGACCGCTTTTGGTCATGGATCGTGAGAGCTGATCGGACCGGCCCTGCCGACAATGGGTCGTCGAAACAGCACTTCGGTATCCTTCAGTAG